GGGCCAGGAGATCATTGCCGGTAACTTCCGCGCACTGGAAATCTGGAGCGCCGTTGCGGTGTTCTACCTGATCATTACGCTGGTACTGAGCTTTATTCTGCGTCGTCTGGAAAGAAGGATGAAAATCCTGTGATTGAATTTAAAAACGTCTCTAAGCATTTTGGTCCAACCCAGGTGCTGCATAACATCGATCTGAACATCCGTCAGGGCGAAGTGGTCGTCATTATCGGGCCTTCCGGCTCCGGTAAATCCACCCTGCTGCGCTGCATCAACAAGCTGGAAGAAATCACCTCCGGCGATCTGATCGTCGATGGCCTGAAAGTCAACGATCCGAAGGTGGACGAGCGCTTAATCCGCCAGGAAGCCGGGATGGTGTTTCAGCAGTTCTACCTCTTCCCGCATCTGACGGCGCTGGAAAACGTCATGTTCGGTCCACAGCGCGTGCGCGGTGCGAAAAAAGAGGACGCGGAGAAACAGGCCAAAGAGCTACTGGCGAAAGTCGGGCTGGCGGAACGCGCTCATCACTACCCTTCAGAGCTTTCCGGCGGTCAGCAACAGCGCGTGGCGATTGCCCGTGCGCTGGCGGTGAAACCGAAGATGATGCTGTTTGATGAACCAACCTCTGCGCTCGACCCGGAACTGCGTCACGAAGTGCTGAAAGTGATGCAGGATCTGGCGGAAGAAGGCATGACGATGGTGATCGTGACGCACGAGATCGGCTTCGCCGAGAAAGTGGCCTCACGTCTGATCTTTATCGACAAAGGCCGCATTGCGGAAGACGGCAACCCACAAACCCTGATTGAAAATCCACCCAGTCAGCGTTTACAGGAATTTTTACAGCACGTCTCCTGATCCCCGCTCCCACCTCCCTTCTTTTGGAAGGGAGGTTCCCTGCGAATTTTCCCATTTCAAATCCCTCCTCCCCCATCCTCTATACTTATCTTTTTGTTTTACTTTCTCACTGGAGGAGTCATGCGGTGGATTCTGTTCATCCTCTTCATTCTACTGGGCGCTCCCGCCCATGCAGTCGTGATACCCGGCGTAACGACGGGCACGCCGTCTCAAGCGGGCGAGGCACCCACAACGGAACCTGATGTCGAACAAAAGAAAGCGGCCTATGCAGCGCTCGCGGACGTGCTGGAAAATGAGACGTCGCGTAAAGAATTGATTACGCAGTTACGGTCAGTCGCGAAGACGCCTCCCGCAGAGCCGGTGCCTAAAATCACGCCCCCTACGCTCACCGAAGAAAAAACCGTGCTGGAGAATGTCACTGACATCAGTCGCCAATACGGCGATGCCCTCTCCGGGAAGTTTGCCCAGCTCTATCGCAATATTACCGACGCCCCGCACAAACCCTTCAATTCACAATCGTTTACAAATGCCCTGACCCATTTTTTAATGCTGGCGGCCTCCGTCTTCACCTTTTACTGGGTGATCCGCCTGTGTACGCTGCCGCTGTACCGCAAAATGGGTCAGTGGGCGCGTAACAAAAACCGCGATCGCAGTAACTGGCTACAGCTACCCGCGATGATTGTCGGCGCCTTTATTATCGACCTGCTCCTGCTGGCGCTGACGTTATTTGTCGGGCAGATACTGAGCGACAAAATGAACGCCGGCAGCCGGACCATCGCGTTTCAGCAGAGTCTGTTTCTCAATGCGTTTGCGCTGATTGAATTTTTCAAGGCGATCCTGCGCCTGATATTTTGCCCTGGCGTGCCAGATCTGCGTCCATTTAATCTTCAGGATGCCGGAGCACGCTACTGGAACCGACGTTTAAGTTCGCTCAGCAGCCTGATTGGGTATGGGCTGATTGTCGCCGTCCCCATTATCTCCAACCAGGTGAATGTCCAGGTTGGGGCGATGGCCAACGTCATCATCATGCTGTGCATCACCTTATGGGCATTGTATCTGATCTTCAAAAACAAGCGGGAGATCACCGAGCATCTGCTGGATCTGGCGGAGCGTTCGCTGGCGTTTTTTAGTCTGTTTATCCGCGCTTTT
This Citrobacter enshiensis DNA region includes the following protein-coding sequences:
- the glnQ gene encoding glutamine ABC transporter ATP-binding protein GlnQ, whose product is MIEFKNVSKHFGPTQVLHNIDLNIRQGEVVVIIGPSGSGKSTLLRCINKLEEITSGDLIVDGLKVNDPKVDERLIRQEAGMVFQQFYLFPHLTALENVMFGPQRVRGAKKEDAEKQAKELLAKVGLAERAHHYPSELSGGQQQRVAIARALAVKPKMMLFDEPTSALDPELRHEVLKVMQDLAEEGMTMVIVTHEIGFAEKVASRLIFIDKGRIAEDGNPQTLIENPPSQRLQEFLQHVS